TTTTCTCGTCGAGTTGCTTGTTCTTGATGATTTTCTTTATCAAACGCATGGACTCCACGTCGTCGTAGATGGTGAAGTCCTTGGTGTACCCCAAAAGGTCTATGTGCCGCCTAAGAATGCGCGCGCACATTGCGTGGAACGTAGATATCCAGAGCCCCTGCGAATTTTCGCAAAGGCTCTCGATACGCTCTTTCATTTCTTTGGTCGCCTTGTTGGTAAAGGTAATGGCCAAAATGCGCGTGGGCGCGACGTGCATCACTTGCAATAGATACGCGATACGGTAGGTCAAAACGCGGGTTTTGCCGCTGCCGGCTCCCGCTATCACCAACACCGCGCCTTCGGTCTGGTACACGCCTTTCAGTTGCTGTTCATTCAGTAATTTTTCCCACTCCATTTAGATGTTCAATGCGTTCTTTGCTTTCTTGATGAGTTGTTTGCTGTTTTTGTTGGCCACCACGGCGCTCATACCGAGCACCATACCGACAAACAAGCCAAGGCTGAATCGTCTCATAGGCACACCTCCTTTTCGGATAGTATGCGCCGCCGCCAAGGCAGCCCCGCTTTCCTTCGTTGCCAATTTATCCCACAATTAGGATAGGTCTATTTTCGCAACCTCGCCACCGCTTTCGCCAAAACGTCCGCCGTTTCGTCTATTTCGGCGGGCGTATTGTCCCGTCCGAAACTGAAGCGCACGCACTCCCGCGCCGCTTGCTCACTAAGGCCCATCGCCCGCAATACGCGGCTTACTTCCAACGTACCCGCCGTGCACGCGCTACCCGCCGAAGCGCAAATCCCCGCCAAATCGAGTTGGTTGAGTATCCGCTCGCCCGACGTTCCCGCAAAACGCAGATTGACGATAGAGGGCGCCGTTTGCCCGAGGTCGCCGTTCACCGTTACGCCCTCGATACGCGCCAGCACTTTGCGGACGAAGTCGTCCCGAAGCCCCTTGACGTAGGCGCGATTCGCCTCCGCGTTCGCCACCGCTTTTTCCAAAGCGACCGAAAGGCCCACGATGGCGGGGGTGTTGTACGTTCCCGCCCGCAGACCTCGCTCTTGCGCGCCGCCCGCAAGTAGCGGCTCTATCTTCACGCCCTTGCGTATATACGCCACTCCCACGCCTTTCGGCCCGTAGAACTTATGTGCCGACAGGCTCAAAAAGTCCGCGTTCAGCCGCCCCGCGTCGAGGTCCAAGACCCCCACCGCTTGCACGGCGTCGGTATGGAAAAGTACCCCACGTTCGCGGCAAATCGCGCCAATCTCGCCTACGGGCTCCACCGCGCCCACTTCGTTATTGACGTACATACATGTCGCCAGCACGGTATCGCGGCGCAGGTACGAGGCGAAGACGTCGGGGCGCACCAGCCCCGCTTCGTCCACGGGTACGTAGTCCACCTCGTAGCCTTCTTTCGCCAACTGTTCGAGCGCCGACAGCACGGCGTGATGCTCTACGGCGGTCGCCACTATGTGCCTTCCTTTGTCGCGATTGGCGTAGGCTACGCCTTTCAATATCCAGTTGTCGCTCTCGGTACCGCCCGACGTAAAGTAGACTTCGGCGGGCAATACGCCCAAAACCTTCGCCACTTTTTCGCGCGCTCTGTCCACGGCCGTTTCGGCCTCTCGTCCCAACGCGTGACGACTACTCGCATTGCCGTAGGCCGCGCCGAAATAGGGAAGCATCGCTTCCCATACGTCGCCGTCCATGGCCGTAGTCGCCGCGTGGTCGAGGTAGATCGCCATATTATTTACCGCCGAAATACTTGGTCAAGTCCGCGATAGCGCAGGTCTCCTCCGCGTTTTCACGCATATTTTTCACTTTTACGACGCCGCTTTCCACTTCGCTCTCGCCCAGCACCACGCAGTACCGCACGCCCAACTTGTCGGCGTACTTCATCTGCGCTTTGAGGCTTCTGCCCATAATGTCCGTCGCGGCCGATACGCCCGCGCGGCGCAATTCTTCGGTCAAGCGGATACAAGCGTCCGCCTGGCCCATATTGGCGACGTATACGGTGGGCAACTCCTCGTTGGGTATCTCTACGCCCTCGGCTTCCATCGTCAACAGCAGGCGCTCTTTGCCCATGCCGAAGCCGACGGCGGGACACGCCTTGCCGCCGATACTCTCGATGAGGTCGTTGTATCGACCGCCCCCGCACACCGTACTCTTGGCGCCGATATCCTCGGACACGAACTCAAACACGGTACGAGTATAGTAGTCCAATCCGCGCACCACGGTGGGATTGACTTGGTAGGCGATACCCATCGCGTCGAGGTTGTGTTTCAACGCCTCGAAGTGGGCGTTGCAATCCTCGCACAAATAGTCCAAAATGCTGGGCGCGCCCTTGGCGATGGCGGCACAGCGGTCGTTTTTGCAGTCGAGTATGCGCAAGGGATTGGTCGTCAATCGCTCGCGGCAGGTCTCGCACAGCCCCTCTTTTTGGCTCTCGAAGTAGCCCACCAACGCCTTGTGATAGGTCTTGCGGCAGGTCTTACAGCCGATGGAATTGACGTACAACGTGGGGTGCAGTCCGAGGTCGTCGAACAAATACTTGGCGATGGCAATCACTTCCGCGTCCGCGTCCGCGCCCTCCGCGCCGTACACTTCCACACCGAATTGATGGTGCTCGCGCAATCTCCCCGCCTGGGGACGCTCGTAGCGGAATACGGACGTTTGGTAGTAGCACCGTAGGGGTAGCACGCTCTCTCTGAGGTTGTTCTCGATGAAACTTCTGGCCACCGAGGCCGTGCCCTCGGGCTTCAACGTAATAGAACGCCCGCTACGGTCGTCGAAGGTGTACATCTCCTTATTGACGATATCCGTCGTATCGCCCACGCCGCGCAAAAAGAGTTCGGTGTGTTCAAAAGTCGGCGTGCGTATCTCCTGCAAGGCGAACAACCCCGCGATGCGGCGGATCTTCTCCTCGATATAGTGCCATTTATAACTGTCTTGCGGCAGCAAATCCTTCGTGCCCTTGGGTATCGTAATCATATATTTTTCCTCAAATAATGTATCTGCGCAAGTCCTCTTGCAAAGACTTGGCGTTCAGGTGTTCGTCCACGTACTTGGCGTCCACCGTCACTTTCATCTCGTTGCCGCACGCTTGGAAACTCACTTCCTCGAGGAGTTTCTCTAATAGAGCGTGCAAGCGTCTCGCGCCTATATCCTCGTGGTTGGCATTGTCGTACACGGCGATCTCGGCGATGCGTTTGATGCCGTCCTCGGTGTAGGTCAACTCCACGCCGTCCACTTTGAGCAATTCGGCGTACATCTTGGTGATGGCGTTACTCGGCTCGGTCAAAATGCGCACGAAGTCCTCTTCGGTGAGGGACAGCAAGTCCACCACCACGGGGAAACGCCCCTGCAACTCGGGGATGAGGTCTTTGACCTCGCTCACGTGGAACGCGCCCGCCGCGATGAACAGGATGAAATCCGTGCGGATGGGGCCGTATTTGGTGTTGACCGTACAGCCTTCCACGATGGGCAATATATCGCGTTGCACGCCCTCGCGAGACACGTCCGGGCCCGAATGATTGGCGCCGCTTTGCGCTATCTTGTCTATCTCGTCGATGAAGATGATGCCGTGTTGCTCGGCTCTTCGTATGGCCTCGACGTTCACGTTGTCCATATCCACCAGGTTCTCGCTCACTTCGGCCACGATCATCTGCATGGCGTCCTTGACGTAGGTCTCTTTCTCCTTGGTGCGCTTCTGCCCCGTCATCTGCCCGAAGATGGAGCCGAGGTTGATCTCGCCGCCCTCGTGGGCGTTGATATTGAGGGGTTTATCCTTCTCGACGAAGGTCATTTTCACCTTCACCTCGTCCAGTTTTCCCTCGCGTAGATCCTGCTCCAATTCGGCCAAAATCTGGCTTTCGGGCTCGTCGCGCGATATTTGTTTTTTCATGGGCAACAGCACCTTGGCGATGCGTTGCACGGCTTCGTCCACGGCTTTGGGCTTCACTTCGGCGAATTTCTCCTCTTTCACCACGCGGATGGCGGCCTCCACGAGGTCGCGTATCATGCTTTCCACGTCCCTGCCGACGTAGCCCACTTCGGTAAACTTGGTGGCTTCCACTTTGACAAAGGGAGCCTTCACCAGTTTGGCCAAACGGCGGGCGATCTCGGTCTTACCCACGCCCGTGGGGCCTTTCATAATGATATTCTTGGGCGTCACTTCGTCGCGTATCTCCTCTTTGAGT
This genomic interval from Clostridia bacterium contains the following:
- a CDS encoding histidine--tRNA ligase → MITIPKGTKDLLPQDSYKWHYIEEKIRRIAGLFALQEIRTPTFEHTELFLRGVGDTTDIVNKEMYTFDDRSGRSITLKPEGTASVARSFIENNLRESVLPLRCYYQTSVFRYERPQAGRLREHHQFGVEVYGAEGADADAEVIAIAKYLFDDLGLHPTLYVNSIGCKTCRKTYHKALVGYFESQKEGLCETCRERLTTNPLRILDCKNDRCAAIAKGAPSILDYLCEDCNAHFEALKHNLDAMGIAYQVNPTVVRGLDYYTRTVFEFVSEDIGAKSTVCGGGRYNDLIESIGGKACPAVGFGMGKERLLLTMEAEGVEIPNEELPTVYVANMGQADACIRLTEELRRAGVSAATDIMGRSLKAQMKYADKLGVRYCVVLGESEVESGVVKVKNMRENAEETCAIADLTKYFGGK
- the hslU gene encoding ATP-dependent protease ATPase subunit HslU; the protein is MEYTPQEIIDQLDRYIIGQAEAKRMVAVALRNRYRRSKLKEEIRDEVTPKNIIMKGPTGVGKTEIARRLAKLVKAPFVKVEATKFTEVGYVGRDVESMIRDLVEAAIRVVKEEKFAEVKPKAVDEAVQRIAKVLLPMKKQISRDEPESQILAELEQDLREGKLDEVKVKMTFVEKDKPLNINAHEGGEINLGSIFGQMTGQKRTKEKETYVKDAMQMIVAEVSENLVDMDNVNVEAIRRAEQHGIIFIDEIDKIAQSGANHSGPDVSREGVQRDILPIVEGCTVNTKYGPIRTDFILFIAAGAFHVSEVKDLIPELQGRFPVVVDLLSLTEEDFVRILTEPSNAITKMYAELLKVDGVELTYTEDGIKRIAEIAVYDNANHEDIGARRLHALLEKLLEEVSFQACGNEMKVTVDAKYVDEHLNAKSLQEDLRRYII
- a CDS encoding cysteine desulfurase, with the protein product MAIYLDHAATTAMDGDVWEAMLPYFGAAYGNASSRHALGREAETAVDRAREKVAKVLGVLPAEVYFTSGGTESDNWILKGVAYANRDKGRHIVATAVEHHAVLSALEQLAKEGYEVDYVPVDEAGLVRPDVFASYLRRDTVLATCMYVNNEVGAVEPVGEIGAICRERGVLFHTDAVQAVGVLDLDAGRLNADFLSLSAHKFYGPKGVGVAYIRKGVKIEPLLAGGAQERGLRAGTYNTPAIVGLSVALEKAVANAEANRAYVKGLRDDFVRKVLARIEGVTVNGDLGQTAPSIVNLRFAGTSGERILNQLDLAGICASAGSACTAGTLEVSRVLRAMGLSEQAARECVRFSFGRDNTPAEIDETADVLAKAVARLRK